A segment of the Candidatus Cloacimonadota bacterium genome:
AGGTCTCTTAACCGAACACGAAGCCCATCTATTCTTCAGATCGATGATAGATATTACTTCCACCTTCAGCCCCATCATCTGAGCAAAGCGCTGTACTCTGGGCTCGATAAAAATCCTTCCACGAAGGCGATAGAACTCTTTGAACATATCTCTCAGCTTATCCTCAGAGCCTTCCGGAGCGTAAAAATGCCTGCCTCTGAACTGTATGCCATCGACCTCATCGCTATATTGCAGATAATAATTCCTGCCCAGATAGAGGAAGGATTGCCCATTCACCAGTTCCCGTTTGACCGCTTTCTCATTCAGGAGCGCACGTTTTGCCTGATACTTATGTATCTTATACTCGTTCTTGCTCAGCAGGTTCTGCACTTCACTATCGCTTGTCCCGAGCGGTACAATCACTGTAATAGAGCTATCCCTCTCGATGTATATCGATGCCGTCTTGCGCTTGCTATGTCTTACTACAATCTTGTAATCGAGGCTCATGAACCCTTCACCTCTGCTTCCCGTTTGTGAGCCAGATTGATAAGCTCTGCCGTCAGCTTAGCTGCCACTTCCTGCAATGGCTCTATTCCGCAATATTCAAGCTCGTCCTGTAAATCGCCTTCCAAGCGTCTGCGTTCATTGGGCTTCTGCCAGAAGTTGGGTATCGAGAGTGATTCTTTGATCCTGCTATAGATGAATTCTGATAGCTTGGCGGCGTCAATTGCTTCCTTGCTGTCCATTGCTATCCCTGCTTCCATCAGCATCAAGTCCAGAAATGGCATCACCGGACTATCGACAATGCCCGCTTCATCAGCTCTGCCTTTGCCAATATCCTCTCTCAGCTTGGTGAGTTCCTCGATGATCCTATCCCAGTGTTCCTTATACGAATCCAGAATCTTCTGCAGCCGCTCATGGAACCCCGTATAGAGAGCAGGGTCTTTCTCCATGTTAACTTTAATGTGCCAGCGGATGGCATGCTCCATCTCAGACGCTTTGGCTTTTCCGGTTTTGTTATGATCACGCATCTGCTTGGGGAATTCATCAGAAAGCAGCTTGGCAGGCGCAATCTTGTGATTGATCCCTTCTGATATCAGATATTTATCGATTAATCTTCGCACCTTAGCCCCTGCCCACTTCAAATCCATCGTCGGATCGTGATAGCGGTTCCGCATGCGCATCATCAGATAACCAAATCTCTTGGCGGGCACATAGTAATCTCTCGCCATTGCTGCATTGAACAGCAGTTCCAGGCTATCAAAGAAGGCTTTCAGATAAGTATCGAACTGCGCTCGGAACCTCACATCCGCACCCAATTGTAGGCAATCCTCCACCAGTACCCATTCCTCCTCATTATCTCCGATTCTCTGATGCAAAAACGCCTCAATGCGGATTATGCCTTTATCTACAAATAACTGAATCAGCCTTCTGAAGCGGGATTCCAAGACCGGAATCTCTTTGTCCAATCCCCGGAAGTAAGCGCTCAGATCATTCAATTCCTGTACATCGGTATCGGTAAAGATAGCCAGTGCTTCTTTCAGATGCGATGCCACTCCAAAGTAATCCACCAGGATGCCATGCTCTTTTACGTAGCCGCTTTTCATCACCTTAGTACGGTTTACTCTGGCAATGGCTTGCATCAGCCGATGCTCTCTCAGGTTCTTGTCCAGGTACATCACTTGCTCGATTGGAGCATCAAAGCCCATTAAAAGCCTATCGCAAACGCAGAGGATTGCCACGCCGCTTTCCGGCTTACTCTCGTCAAAATCCTTCTTGAAGCTCTCCACCGCATCCATATCCTGAGCCTGTCTGCGAGCCATCGATACATAGCCCGGCTCATTGTTGTCCATCATCGAGACCACTGTGCAGATCTTGATGAATTTCATCTGTTTCAGCAGTTCATCATCCCGCTCAGCATCAGCTTTTGCTTCCTC
Coding sequences within it:
- a CDS encoding M48 family metallopeptidase → MSLDYKIVVRHSKRKTASIYIERDSSITVIVPLGTSDSEVQNLLSKNEYKIHKYQAKRALLNEKAVKRELVNGQSFLYLGRNYYLQYSDEVDGIQFRGRHFYAPEGSEDKLRDMFKEFYRLRGRIFIEPRVQRFAQMMGLKVEVISIIDLKNRWASCSVKRPKVNFNWKIMMAPVSVINYLIVHELAHFKHKRHSKDFWNEVDKIVPEYQKQVQWLKDNGAGLDV